In Pleuronectes platessa chromosome 8, fPlePla1.1, whole genome shotgun sequence, the genomic stretch GCCGCTGTCGTCCAGAGATCTGGAGAAACAAACGGAGAAGGAGCTTGAAAAGTGGAGAAAAGACCGACCTTCGTCCACATTTGACCCCAGAGGTCGCTGCCAGGGACACCGGGTGGCGTGGGCGAGGGCTCGGCAGAACCAGGAAGACTGTGAtaggaaagagagacagaaaggcaACCtttctgcccctctctctcgctctgcctcTACACTGACGTTGTCCCCTTCGCTCCTTCCTCAGAGGCTGGGGAAAGGCGGAAGTAAAGTTGTAAGGCATCTTTCGCTGGGAGCAAAAGATGACTGGAGAAGCCGCAATTATTTGAACTTTAATAAAGTGCAGGAccttcaggaggaggaggacgtggaaGCATGTAAAGAACAAAGTGAGGTGAATCTTTTAGGACAAAGTAATGAGAAAGAACTTTTAGAGGAACCAAAGGAGATGGCTCAAAACCTAGATATACTGACAGAGCacacagaagaaacagaaacagtaaaaaaagaGAATGACCGAGCTGAAACAGTAATGACAGAAATGGAGGTAAGTAACTCTAAAGAGACAAAGGATGAAAGAATGGACAGTGAAGAAACAAGTGTGGGGTTCGAAACAAACCAAAGTCCAGCCAAAGACCAGACTGTCCAAAATACTCTTCAGCTAAATGAACATACCTCTCACCATATACAGGAAGAGGAGCTGGGCTCttacagccaatcacagactcGCAAAGGCCAAGACCAGGAAACTGAGGTCAAAGACATGacggaggagacagaagaagaagtttcAGAAAGTGAGCATTCAGCTGCGGTGGAAAAAAAACCGCGTGAGACACAGAATGTTACTGCAGATGCTTACACACAAAAGGAAATGGAAGTACCCGCAGACCAACGTGAGGAACAGATGATTCAGTTTGACATGAAAccggaggaggacacagaaagtaaaaacaatCAACAGCTGCAGGTGGACATGGTCACCGAAGTCTCAGAAACAAGAACTGAGACAATTCAAGGCTCggagacggaggaagaggagactttCACTGGCACAGATCTAACAACAGAGGCAGAAACCCAGGAGGAAGTGATCACAGAGGTAGACGAAGGCTCACGGGTTGAAGAATTGGAGGAAATCGAAGAAGAGTTCGACCCaccaacagagaaagaaagggaggaaaagatggaggaaaaCTCAACGACAGAGGATGAATCAGAGAATGAAGTAGAACAAATAGATTCAAGGACAGACACAAAAGCAGAAACCTTAATCCTCACGTTACCTGAATGCATCCAAGAACAACAGGACCAGGACGTAGTAGCTGACACAGAGACTGAAGCTGTAATACCAGTTATGGAAAACACAGTGACAGAGTCAAGTGAAGCTTTTGCCCACTGTTCAGAGGAAGAGTGCGATGAGGTGACATTCGAACCCACGCAGGAAAAAGACAAAATCATTTTGACTGCACACTCAGAGGCACAGGTTGAGGATGatcaaacacaagcaaaggAAATACAAACTGAAACTCAGAAAAACATGGAGACTAATGACTCTGTCACATCTACGGTGAAGGAGGAGGCTTTAAAGCAGGTTGAAGCAGTGACCCTCAATGCAGAGCCTGACGGGAAAACAAGTTCAGTGGAAACAAGTGTCTCTGAGGAGCCTGTCCCTGAAGATCCGACAAGCCGGGTCACTATGGGTCCttcagaggagaaagaaaaagagaacgtCTTCATTTCTCCTCCTAACTTGACAGACAATCTACACATAGACAgcagctcacagacacacaataaaagTGATTTTCCGACCGAGCTGAATAACAGTGGCCTGACACAAGCCTCTGGGCGCCGCAGTAGCCACTCCTCAGTTGATTTCTGTGTCCGCAAGTCTTCCAACTCCCATGGGTCCAGGTTGGCACGTAAGCTCTCCATAGACCTCTTCAGTGCCCCAGAGAAAACAAGTCAACCACCACCTGTCCCTTATCACGCAGAAGTTAAAACCAGTGAATCACAGCCCAATCCTAGAGCAGTTAACCCGACCCTAACTTCCCCTGATGTGACTCAGTCTTCTGAAGTCACCTCGACATTATCTGGAACAAAGAGGACGGGGAAAGAGCAGGAGCCGGCTGCCACCCCTAAACGATTGGGTTTCTTCCGCCGACTGAGAGGAGAGCAGTCCAAAAAGACAAAGGAAAAAGGCGCACAGAAAATGCAAGTCCCCAAAATCTTGATTCAGGACTTCAGTGATGGAACAGGGGTGGGGAAAGTGGTTCAGGAAGAAGGCGAGGAGAAactcagctccagagagagacgGAAGATACGGCGGGAGCGAGAGAGATGtggcaaagaggaggagagggcgagaaagaagaaggaaaaggagatggagaaggagaaggagcgagagaggaggaaacCGCAGACGAGGGGTAAAAGTTTTCAGGTGCAAAAGGAGAAAGGTAGAAATGATCCAGATCAACTTGCAAAGACTGGCTCACAGACGCTTCGATATTCTGCGTCTCACACTGAAACTTACTTTTAACAAACGTTTGTAAAAGTGACTGGAGGGATACGATTTGTAAGTTATCTGCTTTAAGATAAAAGCAGCATTTAGCCAATGCCATATTTTTGCATCACCTTACAACTATGTATTTCAGATCTCATCCTTCCTGGTTAAAGGAGACATTACCCTCATCCTTAATCTTTGGAGCATTTAAACTTTttatcatgaaaataaataataaatgatgtTGACATAATTTGAAAAATAGCTGTGTTTTATTCGGAGGGACTTTCTTTTCGCTGCCCCTTGATCACAAACCGAAGAGCCTCCAAACAAAAATATACAGGAAGTGCTTCAATGTCTTCTTTCACATAATCCCAGGTTTCCACCATTAATATTatgaagtaataaaaaaacaagccagtaaagatgaaaataaagatCCCAGATGTCCATGTCTGCATTTTCAAGTCGTTCAGGTGACTCAgtgtaacaaaaataaaaatggaaacaaaTGCATCCACTTTCAGGTCAGTCCATCTCTCTCTCGAGCCACATTCCATCAGTCCAGTGTTACTCTGCTTGTGTGTCATCCTCACTGTCACTGGCCAGCACTTCCTGATTTGTCACTGGTTGAGTGCTCATCTGAGAAGATGGGGGAAGCACGGATCCAAAGAACAAGGAACAGAACTGTGGGATGACAAGACGGGGGGGGAGGAATAGATGCTATGACAGttaatacaaatgttttatataattatacCTCAAATGGTACAGGTCAAGGAGAAGTGTCTTGTGTGCATTAGGACCTGCTCTACATCATGATTTATGTAATTTATGGATTTGATTGTTTTAAAGTAAGTTAAGGTTAGAAAGTGTATATTTGACGTTTTACTATTGTTTGTATTATCTCCAAAAAGGAAATCTCTGCAATTTTCAGGGATGAATAATAATTCGttaattataaaaacataaagacgTGTGAACGGAGAGCTTTTACTATGAAAAACATTTAGTCCTTTCATGACATTTGACCGAACGCTCTATTTAACTAACTAAACCATACCTTCTTATTAGGTGGTCTGTCCGAGTcatctgtttcctctttctcctcctcctcttcttcactgtgTATCCTCGTCCTGTGATAGGCTGCGACAGGCTGTTTGGAGTATGTGGATTTAGCTAACGGGGGGGTGGGTGGACCTGCAGACGAGGGACCCGGTGCCATGCTGGTATCCATGGCGATGAGGTAGGAGTCTATGTCATCGTTCATGAAGTCatctggagggggaggaggtggtgtcTGTGCTCTTAGAGGTGGAAGAGAAATAAGAATAAGTAAATTCAAGATGTAAAAAAGTAGTGTTAAATGAACGTTAATATAGTTAAGACAACGTGAAATGTTTTTAAGACCTAGTGCATAATATTTTAACGTATTTAGAACTTTTATAAGATGATTTAACTTTTTAAGACCCCATAGAAAATGGACGAATTTTTCTTTTTCGGTGAACTAACATGAACGGTAGGATTTCATGCTATTTAAAATGTCCATGGATTAAATGGCTGGTTGTGCCAATTCAACTACTCTGAACTCTAATTAGACTTTACCATCGACTACTGTGCACACCACTGCAGTCTGTGGTCAACTGCCTCTCCACTCAGGGGATGCAATTGACCACTAGGTGGTGCTGGAGTCCTTGAATTGAATGCTTTAATTTCCTGATTTCAGTTCTGCCATAGGCCTTTTCATACACCGAGGTGAACTTACCGTCTAGTGTTGTCTTTGCGTTGGTGGGAATCATCAGAGAGTGTGGCGAGCACAAAGTTCCCCTCCAGGACACTGTCCGTTACTGAAAGCACCACAGGGCTGAAACCCACATTGTAAATATCAGTACATTGTAACACAAGCGATCATATGATATCTGTATGTATGGGAGTATATTTACCTTCCTGGTTCATCAAAGTAGATAGAAATAGGGAGGTTAGCGGACTCTGCAAACACTAACAAACCCTATGGGAGAGATGACAAAAATTGAACTTGAACTTCATTCAAAAATTAGAAATCAACTAATCAGCCGACCACAACATATCTTAGCTGCCTCCACCTTGCTTTCAATGTCCGTAAAGGATTTCTCACCCGTAACTCCTTCAGACAAAATGTGACACTGTTGTGAGCTCGGACGGCGAAATGGTCAAACTCGTCTGATGCCAGACACAGCTCTGTCTGCATGGCCTTGGACAGCTCTGAGAGGGGACAACAGAGAAATGCATGAGTGATAAGAGGTTCAAggtatttcaaaagaaatctaaacaaatacaaatatgacacATTCTCAAATTCTATTGCGGTTatcactcaaattaataaaattaaatacactcaagctttgtttatttgtccatTTAGTTTTACTTCTTTTTTGGAAACTTATTGACTTTCTTTAGTAAGTCAGTCTGTATCTGCCTGGTGAGCACATTGACAACCACGTCACCTGCTTCGTCCTCCACATGATTCCTGAACCACATCCGATCATCATTCACTGACATGGTCACTTCATCCAGAGACGAAGGGAAATGCACAACTGTGTCCGCCAGCAGCCTAAGAGCGAAGGAGCCCAGACAGAATGTGAAAGTgcagagaaagaaggaaagcaGCGAGCTACGGCTTAATGAACAACTTAAATCCCAAACAAACGTCAAATGTAACAGAGATGGTCCAAGATAGAAAGCAGCAGACAGGCGATACTACAATAATGTTTTTGGAATGAAGAATGCAGAAAGATCCCACAAACCTGGGCTGGGCCCTGAACACATTGGCATAGCTCTCCTTATCAAACACGGCCTGTAAACTTTCACTGTCCTGGAAAGACAAGTTATGTGTCTTCAGCAGGCCTGTGGAGAAAATAAGGACACTCAGACTCTTACCCAGACCAATTAATGAATATGATGTGCTGCAAAGAACAACACAGCTGTCGGAGTAAATGAGATAATCGTAATGAAATCATCCATTTTAAGAACCGTGAACAGTCTGAGGGGGAAGTGAGACTCTGATACCATGTTTGCAGTGCAGCGTGAAGGTGAGGcggttcttcttcttgtccagCTCGATGTGACATTTTTCCACCGTCTTCTCGAGAGACGCCAGAGACCTGAACACGGCCTGCACGCTCTGAGAGGAACATGAGaaggacagaaacacagcaCTTACATTCAATGTGCACTTTGATTTCTAAAATCTACAAGTGAACAGGTGCCCCACATTTTGTTGACATGCAACAATTCAACTGCTTGGTGACACACATCCTGCCTTTTGAAACTGCTGCCATAACCACAGAGCAGTACCATAGTAGCATTCTGACAGGAAATATAGTCTTTGAAGTTGAGTACAGAGACATTTACTGGTTCTGCTCTGAATCACAGAAATTGGATAATTAATAACCGAAAAATGTTTTGATGGAAAAGTAAATGTCGATTAGTTAATGTTTCAGGGGAAAAACCAGAGATAATTAGGATAAGAAAATGGTTTCAAGTTGGTTACTGCTGATCCATGTACAGTACAACAGCAGAGGATGTGCGTCCTGACAACCTGAATTTGTTGTAACATCACGCACTGTGTCTGAGTCTAAAAACGAGTGAGTATGAGGCAGGAGAGGTCAAGACAAAGGGCAAGAAGCAACTGCAGCTTCTAAATGATCGTACGAATGCAAACTCAGTTAGAACgacgaaaagaaaagaaaaaatgagaCCAGGAATAAACACTGGCAGGTTCACTAGGTCTTGTATGACAACAACATTGTATCAACACAGAGACGGCAGGTGATGGATGTTTTAAACATTACTCATTTCACAGTAGAAGAACAATGGCTGGTGTCTGTCTCAGCACCTTTATAGCCATCTTGCAGCGGAAGTCCTGCCCATTGGGGATGGTGTACCTGTGAGGAATGTGAGGGGAAGTTGGCTTAGAACTCTGACACAGAGAAATGTCTTGAAcagtcacactgacacacacacacacacacacacacaaaggctgtACCTGGTGAAGAAGAGTGGTGCGAACAGGAAGCAGCCATATGCAGACCGAGAGGAGTTCACAGACCGCAGGGCGAgcttcgagagagagagagggagagaaaaacaaatcagctCTTTTTCATTGACACCAACGTGAAGCAACAAGATATGTGCACGGCAACAGGAAGTGTCGGTGCGTGTGCGTCAGTATCTCAGCAGCTCACCCCGTCGTCCTGGGGCTCCACATACAGCTCATCACCGATCCTGGACAGCGAGAGGATGGCTTTGGCCAGAACTGgacggtacacacacacacacaaacacacacacacacacacacacacacatgaccgcAACACAATAATTACAATTAATTCATTCAAAATCTGAGGTTCTTGTTAAGACAGGACTGGAGATACCTTTCACGTTTCCTCCCGTCACGACGCAATCCATTCCTGCAAACTATAGGTCCTACTTTTTCCGTTAGGTTAGCAAACTCGGCTAAAAGTTAGCCGGCTCTAGCGCCTAAACACCAGCGTAAAGTGAACCAGCGGTGGTTTGATTGTTTTCACATCGGGTAAAATGTGTCCGTGTTTCGAAAACATGCTCCAACTGTTTTGTTCTCGTGTTGTTGTAAGTTTGACTTCCGATGGGGGCTCGACCGTTGCAGTTCCCAGCACCGAGCCAGCGTTGTTTACGCCGCCATTGTCCGCTTCCGCCCTGTGGACCAATCGGAGAGACAGGAAGTCGAAGGGGGCGTGGATGATTGCACACATGCGCGTTTGGTCTCTAAAAAAAATGGTCGAAAGAAAAGTCCCCTCAAAAAGAAATGGCCCCTTCATTCATCTTTCAAcgataataaaacaataatattttatGTCAAACAATATTTcaacaataaaaatacaaacaatataatttaaatgatgtgaatcagctgcttacacttaaataaagttaatattgTAACTCAATAATAAGGATAATTtactaataataaattaaaatatttttaaataaagacaaaattgTTTGAaaatttcaattaaattaaattaatcctgcgcagaagtggaCTGCGCAGGAGTTAAagttaattatattaaaaataaataaataacataaaattaatgaaataaatgaaaataaaaaacaattaatttgcctggaaaaaaaataataacaaaaagccaattcattataacaaaaatttaaaaaatataaccaGGAGTGCTCAACCCTTGACAGTACCAACAATAAGATATAATTTCTAGAATgtttaggactgcaaagcagcactgcgCAGGCCCGAGCaaatgcattttgaagcgttgcatgcgttttgcccTTTTCCTGAAAAAGgtaaataatgactgaggaatTATTGACacgtaatcaaactttgacgccacgccacggtcacaccatgtgacgaaaaatcgatttttgagttagtttgtatctccatcttgttgtgaggaaactcatctcaatttgaagttgatctgatgtaagccctggtacaagtacctcaaagtaaaaatgtggaatatggccaaaatggcctctaaatgcaaaatagcagcttcctgttgcgtttttcaaattgcacctATGACTTCTTTTGTTTGCCTGGTCATGATAAACATGTGTATCACGTGTGAACACGTTCCAGGGGTCTCGGGGGTCACTGTTGAGCCACTTTTCCACGCCCATTGGAAATTTCTCCAgcatacgtacattttcacaactttcaaatttttgtaagaatttgagcatgttaaagccctcaaaaagccaattcatttaccTGAATAGTAAtgatccttacaatttcaatagtgcctgtcagtgctcaggccctaataaaTAAGTGTTAATGTAATAAAGTAACTACAAGAAGGCTAACTTCAACACATCTAAGGAgattaacacatttttgtgtcacTTTTTTGAATTATAATATTGTAGATTCCACTGTTGATATGATTTTGCTTATCCCAAAAGTCATTGCAAGATTTTCTATTTCTTTAAATCTGAAGACACATAAATAGCAGCTGCTCTCAACGCCCTGTAATTACCGTACAAGGGTCAGAGTGGGAACCAAGagggaatgtttgtgtgtgtgtgcatgtgtgtgttcacaaacacgtgtgtgtgGAGTTGAGGAGAGGAgtaggaaggaagggaggggaaATATAAAGATgggcaggcagacagagagagagagagagggatagtcACCGTCAACGCACAATTATCTCACCTTACTGGTCTTTCTCGTTGGTCTGCTTCAGTGTGTAAGTTTAAAGGAACACTGGCATGCTCCGGTGATCCTCCCATCACACTGACGGAAATGGCTGCTGGAGAAGACGAGTGACAACTGAAACCGTGGACATTTAAATGAAACCGAGACTTTCAGGGGACACAAGAGGACTGCTGCTGAAACACTTGAGGATCATGGAGGAGTGGGACCAGTGTGAGAGCGAAACATCTCGGAGAGGAAGCACAAGCAGCaaggaaaaataaacttttctaTCCTAACTGAGGGAGTGATGTGTTATAAGAAATGGACCTGTGTTGATATttgctatgaggaactgttcAGAGAGTAATGGAAAAAGATTGGAACatgataaaagaaagaaataaccaTCACAGGAGTCTTGACAAAAGAAGTTGGACACAGggttgattttaattttttttattttttctacagTTTCTTCTGTCATGGTcttcagtttctttttaatCATCACAATACATAACACTGTGAGGAATCTAATTCGTTGAATATATTGTTAACTTATTGTTGACATGTTTTTCTGTGACTTTTGGATTTGAATCGCAACAATATCTGTTCCTAGATGTCTCACTCACATACTCCCACAGACACTCAGGGCATGCTGCAGTCCATGCTGCAGAGACTGAGGCTCCAGCCAGGAAGAGAGGGTCAGCCCCTCCTGCACAGCCCCGGGTCCATCACAGCCGCCTCTAACCGCCCTTTCAATGGCTTTGAGTTTGGTACCAATGGAATACCTTCAAATGAGTTTGGAATCTCTGCTAGGGGCGAGTTAGTCCTCAAAAGTGGGGACATACAGCAAGCAAGTGATGGCTGTGGAATGGACAGGAGTCTTGTTTCCTTCCCCTCACAGAACGACAATGTCGATAAGGACACGGGCGAGAACAGGGTGTTGGGAGAGGCCACATCACCTCGGATCACCCCAGCAGGAACCGGGCGGTCGTTTCCTGCTAAATCACTTAAAGGGGCTGATAGCACTTCCTTTGAGAAGACTGATAGGGAAAAGGGGACCTTTGGCAGTTCGGCTATGACAGGGCAGGTCCCTGCTCTCACAAACTCAGGACAGAATGCGATCCAGGATCTGGTAAAGGTTCAGGGTTTTGCACCTAAAGTCTACATGTGGTCGTTGACGCCCACTGCGGCAAATGTTGACACAGGAAGTCAAGAGAGTAAAGTGCTTCATGTGGGAAATGGAGAATTTGGAGCTTCGGCGCAAAGTAAAGACATTCACTTTGTCGCAAGTGGCCAAACGACAACGAACAGTAGCTCCAGACGAAAACAACGATCGTCGGAGAGTAAGCCAAGGAGATGGACGCAGAAGATcaaggagagatggatggacagGCAGGGGAGTTCGGTCAAAAGGGAgaaagaggatggagggagagttGACCAGAACACTCAGCAGGGAACTGAGGTGAGTAGTGAATTTAGATTATACTTTTGGATTATATTCTCTACGTGTCACACATAATGAAACTGCGACTCCCTTCACAGATTTCACCTCAGAAGCAGCCACTGCCAGCAGAACATCTCATCATGACATCacataaagaggaggaggggacgcTGGTCTCATTAGACGGCAGAGAAGCCCCTCCACCACACACAGACGACAGCTGTCTCGAGGAGCGATTCAGGTGATCAAACACGCAAACCAGCGCTTCATTCGAGCTCCAGTTCTCACAGTTTAGATTTTATTGAGGGTTGCTAAAGCGATACCAGTAAGATATGTGAGGTATTTCTGAGCCGAGCCACGCCATAGCTATGGTGTTAGTTTGGGCTGTTTATATGTACGCTGTGATGTGTCCTCCTGATCTGATGTGCCAAACACACCCCTCTCACTGACAGCACTTGTCAGCACGCTTCTTCGGCCACACTGAGGGAATGTGATAAGAAGCGTCACAGCATTTTAATTGcaccttttttttatcatcaacGAAACCATCAGTGGAAGCATCTGAAATATTCAGATGCTTTACTCTAGTAGAAGTGATAATATTACAACAAAGAAAAGTGTATTGGACGtgttagaaaaagaaaattctaaATCTTACATATAAACAGACGTACAATTAACAAAATGTAACTCAATTAACAAAGGAAGAACTACTCTTTACACATGCAGAACGACCCTCATCATTGTAAGTTATACAGTATGCTATTGTCactgattttatttaaaaaatataggaCAAAGTGGTTAATATCACTTTtacgtttgaaggtcttctgcacaatttaagttaccaactaccagtagatgttagaAGGTGTTAGCGGCCACcagcggatgttagggacataaaTTCAGTTGTAATCAAAGCTACAACAATGCTTTGATGTGTAGGTTGGTGCTAAATTGAACcatttcatacattttgtttATATACAATTCACAATACGAATGGCTCATGTTTTTTGTGCCCATTGTTGATTCTTTTAAAGTCTACAAAGTAGCTAGTAACTATAATCGTTAAATAAATGCACTGGAGTGAAAAGGACAATACTTCTCAATACTTGTGAGATGTAGAAACACCCATAATTCTTCCCTTTGTGGTTGAAGGACAAGACAGGGGTTGTTCTGTATTCTAAGTTAGCTAAATCAATTAGAAGATGAATGTCTTTACAACGCCTTGTTCAAAGAgatacatctttaaaaacaagtcACAAAAGTATATGTTCAttagaaatagttttttttcagaTTACTCCAGCCTTACTGCTCAAGTACAGTGATTCAAAACCAGGGGGCACCTGTATCTGACAGGAGATACTTCCCCAGTTGCCATTTTCGAGATCAtgctatagaaataaaaaatattgaggggTTGAGAAAGTCGTACACTAACCAGatggttggtggtttgatctCTGGCCCATCCAGTTTTCATTCTGAAGTGGTCTTGGGAatgatactgaaccccaaatagCTCCTGAAGGCTGTGCTGGATGAATGTTATGTGAGGAAAAGGCGTTGCGTATGTGTTTTTTTGGACACCAGAGTTTAATGGCACAAAGGAATAAGACACATCAGGCTGACTGGGATCAATCCTGTTACTTTTCTTCAGCTCATATGATATGTCTTCATGTTGTTTATAGGCCTTCTAGTGACTCTGAGTTTGGCCTGGGCTCATTCAGCCTCCTGGAGGAGATTGTCACAGGTCAAGAGTGGGCCAGGTTCCTGAACCCCAACCTGCCAGCtgcctcagccaatcagagaccaTCAGTGGAGCCGCCAAGCCAACTCAAACGCCCCCCGGATTTCAGCATGGCACAGATATCACCTGATAGATATTACCAATCTGTGAACATGGAAGTTTCAGAgggaaaacagcagcagcacgttTTAGTGGTTGATCAGCCAGAACCAATGGAGGAGTGGCTGCCTGGAGAGAGAGGGCGGGGGCAGCAGCCAAGACCTCAATCATTTGTCGAGGTTAGATATCATTTATATACTTTTCATAGGAGTTATTGGATCCTTCTTCcaattcaaatgttttcataatGATTACAATAACAAGAATGCATTTTATTTAACCCTaaccagtgtgtaagatttagggggtttaaatgggccctttatatttaaatactttatatgtacatcgggagcgggtcctctcttaAGAGACtgctattttttttacagtagcctagactggacaaactaaaagaCCTTTTGAGCCATGTTtgaaaggggagggtgaggtgaggggtattcaacatgcaacttcaacactagatgtcactaaattcaacGCACCAAAACTTTAAGGGTGACTGCTGAAGACATTAATCTTGCAACGCACAGAAATAACTgaacatcaata encodes the following:
- the tbc1d10c gene encoding ecotropic viral integration site 5 ortholog isoform X1 — protein: MSKREGGSASSSLHWRISHFTSSAATDQTGRKCKSKIMSASSPAQRNLSEEDGSGSDAGSEVSLEPETDRFGFILTNGSTAGSVGPPPELVRQRENKWISIILQWDRIMSKKTSKVKEQCQKGIPASLRAKCWPLLSAATDRMKQNNNLYKVLDSQPALQSWVDVIERDLDRQFPFHEMFLCKDGHGQQGLFRVLKAFTQFQPEEGYCQAQGPVAAVLLMNMPAEEAFWCLVQISEQYLPGYYSPLLEGVLFDAGMLTWVLRRTCPAAHKHLQHHEVEPLMFATDWLMCLFTRHLPFNTLLRVWDLFFCYGVRVLLQVAVVLVRRVLGRAEQRRQCQGQMETLERLRGVREQVQDEDDVFIAEVCSVPLSSRDLEKQTEKELEKWRKDRPSSTFDPRGRCQGHRVAWARARQNQEDCDRKERQKGNLSAPLSRSASTLTLSPSLLPQRLGKGGSKVVRHLSLGAKDDWRSRNYLNFNKVQDLQEEEDVEACKEQSEVNLLGQSNEKELLEEPKEMAQNLDILTEHTEETETVKKENDRAETVMTEMEVSNSKETKDERMDSEETSVGFETNQSPAKDQTVQNTLQLNEHTSHHIQEEELGSYSQSQTRKGQDQETEVKDMTEETEEEVSESEHSAAVEKKPRETQNVTADAYTQKEMEVPADQREEQMIQFDMKPEEDTESKNNQQLQVDMVTEVSETRTETIQGSETEEEETFTGTDLTTEAETQEEVITEVDEGSRVEELEEIEEEFDPPTEKEREEKMEENSTTEDESENEVEQIDSRTDTKAETLILTLPECIQEQQDQDVVADTETEAVIPVMENTVTESSEAFAHCSEEECDEVTFEPTQEKDKIILTAHSEAQVEDDQTQAKEIQTETQKNMETNDSVTSTVKEEALKQVEAVTLNAEPDGKTSSVETSVSEEPVPEDPTSRVTMGPSEEKEKENVFISPPNLTDNLHIDSSSQTHNKSDFPTELNNSGLTQASGRRSSHSSVDFCVRKSSNSHGSRLARKLSIDLFSAPEKTSQPPPVPYHAEVKTSESQPNPRAVNPTLTSPDVTQSSEVTSTLSGTKRTGKEQEPAATPKRLGFFRRLRGEQSKKTKEKGAQKMQVPKILIQDFSDGTGVGKVVQEEGEEKLSSRERRKIRRERERCGKEEERARKKKEKEMEKEKERERRKPQTRGKSFQVQKEKGRNDPDQLAKTGSQTLRYSASHTETYF
- the tbc1d10c gene encoding ecotropic viral integration site 5 ortholog isoform X2, giving the protein MSASSPAQRNLSEEDGSGSDAGSEVSLEPETDRFGFILTNGSTAGSVGPPPELVRQRENKWISIILQWDRIMSKKTSKVKEQCQKGIPASLRAKCWPLLSAATDRMKQNNNLYKVLDSQPALQSWVDVIERDLDRQFPFHEMFLCKDGHGQQGLFRVLKAFTQFQPEEGYCQAQGPVAAVLLMNMPAEEAFWCLVQISEQYLPGYYSPLLEGVLFDAGMLTWVLRRTCPAAHKHLQHHEVEPLMFATDWLMCLFTRHLPFNTLLRVWDLFFCYGVRVLLQVAVVLVRRVLGRAEQRRQCQGQMETLERLRGVREQVQDEDDVFIAEVCSVPLSSRDLEKQTEKELEKWRKDRPSSTFDPRGRCQGHRVAWARARQNQEDCDRKERQKGNLSAPLSRSASTLTLSPSLLPQRLGKGGSKVVRHLSLGAKDDWRSRNYLNFNKVQDLQEEEDVEACKEQSEVNLLGQSNEKELLEEPKEMAQNLDILTEHTEETETVKKENDRAETVMTEMEVSNSKETKDERMDSEETSVGFETNQSPAKDQTVQNTLQLNEHTSHHIQEEELGSYSQSQTRKGQDQETEVKDMTEETEEEVSESEHSAAVEKKPRETQNVTADAYTQKEMEVPADQREEQMIQFDMKPEEDTESKNNQQLQVDMVTEVSETRTETIQGSETEEEETFTGTDLTTEAETQEEVITEVDEGSRVEELEEIEEEFDPPTEKEREEKMEENSTTEDESENEVEQIDSRTDTKAETLILTLPECIQEQQDQDVVADTETEAVIPVMENTVTESSEAFAHCSEEECDEVTFEPTQEKDKIILTAHSEAQVEDDQTQAKEIQTETQKNMETNDSVTSTVKEEALKQVEAVTLNAEPDGKTSSVETSVSEEPVPEDPTSRVTMGPSEEKEKENVFISPPNLTDNLHIDSSSQTHNKSDFPTELNNSGLTQASGRRSSHSSVDFCVRKSSNSHGSRLARKLSIDLFSAPEKTSQPPPVPYHAEVKTSESQPNPRAVNPTLTSPDVTQSSEVTSTLSGTKRTGKEQEPAATPKRLGFFRRLRGEQSKKTKEKGAQKMQVPKILIQDFSDGTGVGKVVQEEGEEKLSSRERRKIRRERERCGKEEERARKKKEKEMEKEKERERRKPQTRGKSFQVQKEKGRNDPDQLAKTGSQTLRYSASHTETYF
- the rad9a gene encoding cell cycle checkpoint control protein RAD9A yields the protein MDCVVTGGNVKVLAKAILSLSRIGDELYVEPQDDGLALRSVNSSRSAYGCFLFAPLFFTRYTIPNGQDFRCKMAIKSVQAVFRSLASLEKTVEKCHIELDKKKNRLTFTLHCKHGLLKTHNLSFQDSESLQAVFDKESYANVFRAQPRLLADTVVHFPSSLDEVTMSVNDDRMWFRNHVEDEAELSKAMQTELCLASDEFDHFAVRAHNSVTFCLKELRGLLVFAESANLPISIYFDEPGSPVVLSVTDSVLEGNFVLATLSDDSHQRKDNTRRAQTPPPPPPDDFMNDDIDSYLIAMDTSMAPGPSSAGPPTPPLAKSTYSKQPVAAYHRTRIHSEEEEEEKEETDDSDRPPNKKFCSLFFGSVLPPSSQMSTQPVTNQEVLASDSEDDTQAE